The following are from one region of the Populus trichocarpa isolate Nisqually-1 chromosome 8, P.trichocarpa_v4.1, whole genome shotgun sequence genome:
- the LOC7494509 gene encoding probable protein phosphatase 2C 2 codes for MSCTVAWAIPNSPAFQSPRLPSIFCKPSPSPSIIHGPQSPAPSSSLSLPPSSLSSFSPGLSSPKSPLSLRVNKTKLESKTDKLLKRKRPGILDIPVAGVLGFGLETPKGKKEKVEVVEVEGDGYFVCSKRGRRGGILEDRYSVFVDVNGYSKQALFGVFDGHGGPKAAEFAAKNLNKNIMDEVSSRCQEGTETAIRNGYLTTDEEFLKQNVNGGACCVTALIHQGNLVVSNTGDCRAVMSRGGVAEALTSDHQPSRKDEKDRIEALGGYVDCCHGVWRIQGSLAVTRGIGDGHLKRWVIAEPETKVLKIKPECEFLILASDGLWDKVTNQEAVDVVHPSCVGVDKLDPLSACKKLVDLSLSRGSVDDTSVMIIQLDRFVP; via the exons atgTCATGCACTGTAGCATGGGCGATTCCAAACTCACCAGCATTTCAATCACCGAGacttccttcaatattttgcaAGCCATCTCCATCTCCTAGCATCATCCATGGTCCACAATCCCCGGCACCATCATCGTCTTTATCGTTGCCACCGTCTTCTTTATCATCGTTTTCACCGGGGCTGTCCTCACCAAAGTCACCTTTATCTCTTCGAGTTAACAAGACAAAATTAGAATCAAAGACTGACAAGTTGTTGAAGAGGAAGAGGCCGGGAATATTAGATATACCAGTGGCGGGAGTTTTGGGGTTTGGTTTAGAGACCCCAAAAGGAAAGAAGGAGAAAGTGGAGGTTGTAGAAGTTGAAGGAGATGGTTATTTTGTCTGTAGCAAGAGAGGACGGAGAGGTGGGATCTTGGAGGACCGGTACTCtgtttttgttgatgttaatgGATATTCTAAACAG GCTTTGTTTGGTGTTTTTGATGGGCATGGAGGGCCAAAAGCGGCTGAATTTGCAGCcaagaatttgaataaaaacatcatGGATGAAGTTTCGAGTAGATGTCAAGAGGGAACTGAAACAGCAATTAGAAATGGCTACTTGACCACAGACGAagagtttttaaaacaaaatgttaatGGTGGTGCTTGTTGTGTGACTGCATTGATACACCAAGGCAACCTTGTGGTTTCAAATACTGGTGATTGCCGTGCAGTTATGAGTCGAGGAGGGGTTGCAGAGGCTCTCACGTCTGATCACCAACCTTCGCGCAAAGATGAGAAAGACAGAATCGAAGCCTTA GGTGGTTATGTAGATTGTTGCCATGGTGTGTGGAGAATACAGGGGTCACTTGCTGTAACAAGAGGGATTGGAGATGGACATCTAAAACGATGGGTGATAGCAGAACCAGAGACCAAAGTTTTAAAGATTAAGCCCGAATGCGAGTTCTTGATATTAGCGTCGGATGGTCTTTGGGACAAG gtTACTAATCAGGAGGCAGTAGATGTAGTTCACCCCTCATGCGTGGGTGTTGACAAGCTAGATCCTTTATCTGCCTGTAAAAAGCTAGTCGACTTGTCATTAAGCAGGGGCTCGGTTGATGATACTAGTGTGATGATAATTCAATTAGATCGCTTTGTTCCATAA